Proteins encoded together in one Chitinophaga lutea window:
- a CDS encoding ABC transporter permease: MPQQPGYKPFRLLLRETALVAKDHSLLLTLLIAPLLYAFFYGSIYSYKTEEEVPICVVDEDRTGLSRTLIEQINNTQMVQVIAVTTLEAAKEQMYHGHTQGFLYLQKGLEKKVLSLQQANMVLALNAARFLPSSDVLGTITQVGLTVGAGVRLQYLQKSEGMNTEISGREVMAVKPDARPLFNNRVDYGTFLLPGLLAMILQQTLLLGLAGGTAAERQHHRVGEWMRLAGDNLSTALWGKGLFYFILFCCYAFFFLTVNFGVLDLQLLGNAWELALVTALFLFSLIPMGIFTGLLFRSQLLCTQLLAFSTYPIFLITGYTWPIQQLPDGLKAAGALLPITPFLQLYQGIVQQGAHITDRLPALYHLCFLSCFYTLICLWKIKSVAAAKSPAAVA; the protein is encoded by the coding sequence ATGCCGCAACAGCCAGGATATAAACCATTCCGCCTGCTGCTGCGGGAAACGGCGCTGGTGGCCAAAGACCACAGCCTGCTGCTCACGCTGCTGATTGCGCCGCTGCTCTATGCGTTTTTCTACGGCAGCATCTATTCATACAAAACGGAGGAAGAAGTGCCGATTTGCGTGGTGGACGAAGACCGTACCGGTTTGTCGCGCACCCTTATCGAACAGATCAACAACACGCAGATGGTGCAGGTCATCGCCGTCACCACCCTCGAAGCCGCGAAAGAACAGATGTACCACGGCCATACGCAGGGTTTCCTTTACCTGCAGAAGGGCCTTGAAAAAAAGGTGCTGTCGCTGCAACAGGCCAACATGGTGCTGGCGCTCAACGCCGCGCGTTTCCTGCCGTCGAGCGATGTGCTGGGCACCATCACGCAGGTGGGGCTCACCGTGGGCGCGGGGGTACGCTTGCAATACCTGCAGAAATCGGAAGGCATGAACACCGAAATATCCGGGCGCGAAGTGATGGCCGTGAAACCGGATGCGCGGCCGCTTTTCAACAACCGCGTGGACTACGGCACGTTTTTATTGCCCGGCCTGCTGGCCATGATACTCCAGCAAACATTGCTGCTCGGGCTGGCCGGCGGCACGGCCGCTGAGCGGCAGCATCACCGCGTGGGCGAATGGATGCGGCTGGCGGGCGACAATCTTTCTACCGCCCTCTGGGGCAAAGGCCTTTTTTATTTTATCCTCTTCTGTTGTTATGCGTTCTTTTTCCTCACCGTGAATTTCGGTGTGCTCGACCTGCAGCTGCTCGGCAACGCCTGGGAACTGGCGCTGGTAACGGCCCTCTTCCTGTTTTCGTTAATACCGATGGGCATCTTTACCGGCCTGCTGTTCCGTTCCCAGTTGCTCTGCACCCAATTGCTGGCGTTCAGCACCTATCCTATTTTCCTCATTACGGGTTATACCTGGCCCATCCAGCAGTTGCCAGACGGGTTGAAGGCCGCGGGCGCACTGTTGCCCATCACGCCCTTCCTGCAGCTCTACCAGGGCATCGTACAGCAGGGCGCGCATATCACCGACCGGTTGCCCGCGCTGTACCATCTTTGCTTCCTCTCCTGCTTTTATACGCTCATCTGTTTGTGGAAGATAAAGAGCGTGGCGGCGGCCAAATCCCCGGCAGCCGTTGCCTGA
- the murI gene encoding glutamate racemase has product MNRQQGPIGVFDSGYGGLTVLKEIVKELPQYDYIYLGDNGRAPYGIRSFETVYHYTLECVQHLFRMGCHLVVLACNTASAKALRTIQQNDLPKIDPERRVLGIIRPTTEIVGNHTRSRQVGIFGTSGTVNSQSYPIEIEKFFPDVQVFQQACPMWVPLVENNEYNSEGADYFINKYIRQLLVQSGDIDTIVLGCTHYPLLADKIQEHLPPGITLLSQGELLAKSLAGYLRRHPEMQAKCSTGGGRTFYTTDDTETFDRQAGIFFGDSITSRHLAL; this is encoded by the coding sequence ATGAACAGGCAACAGGGACCAATAGGCGTATTCGATTCGGGCTATGGCGGGTTAACAGTACTGAAAGAAATTGTCAAGGAATTACCGCAGTACGACTACATCTACCTTGGAGACAATGGCCGTGCTCCTTACGGCATCCGGTCGTTCGAAACCGTTTACCATTACACGCTTGAATGTGTGCAGCACCTTTTCCGGATGGGCTGCCACCTGGTGGTGCTGGCCTGCAACACGGCATCGGCCAAGGCGCTGCGCACCATCCAGCAAAACGACCTGCCGAAGATCGACCCCGAGCGGCGCGTGCTCGGCATCATCCGGCCTACCACTGAAATCGTGGGCAACCATACCCGCAGCCGGCAGGTAGGCATCTTCGGCACCAGCGGCACCGTCAATTCACAGAGTTACCCGATCGAAATAGAAAAGTTTTTCCCCGACGTACAGGTATTCCAGCAGGCCTGCCCCATGTGGGTGCCCCTGGTGGAAAACAATGAATACAACAGCGAGGGCGCGGATTATTTCATTAACAAATACATCCGCCAGTTGCTCGTGCAGTCGGGCGATATCGATACCATCGTGCTGGGCTGTACGCACTATCCCCTGCTGGCGGACAAGATACAGGAACATCTTCCCCCCGGCATCACCCTGCTATCCCAGGGCGAACTGCTGGCCAAAAGCCTGGCCGGTTACCTGCGGCGCCACCCCGAAATGCAGGCGAAATGCAGCACGGGCGGCGGCAGAACGTTTTATACCACCGACGATACGGAAACGTTCGACCGCCAGGCCGGTATTTTTTTCGGGGACTCCATTACCAGCAGGCATCTTGCCTTATAA
- a CDS encoding ferritin, translated as MLSKTIQEALNAQVALEAASSQAYLAMASWADIQPGLQGVSEFFYVQSDEERVHMLKLIKFVNERGGFGIVPHLGQPIITFVSLKRVFEEFLAHEIKVSESINDLVHMALQEKDYATHNFLQWYVSEQIEEERLARTLNEKLELIGEDKSGLYLFDRDIQNYRLQSERKGK; from the coding sequence ATGCTAAGTAAAACAATCCAAGAAGCGCTGAACGCACAGGTTGCCCTCGAAGCAGCCTCTTCCCAGGCTTACCTCGCCATGGCATCCTGGGCCGATATCCAACCCGGCTTGCAGGGGGTATCCGAGTTCTTTTATGTGCAGTCCGACGAGGAAAGGGTACATATGCTCAAGCTGATCAAGTTTGTGAACGAACGCGGCGGTTTCGGCATAGTGCCGCACCTGGGGCAACCCATCATCACTTTCGTATCGCTGAAAAGAGTGTTCGAGGAATTCCTCGCCCACGAAATAAAAGTGTCTGAAAGCATTAACGACCTGGTGCACATGGCGCTGCAGGAAAAGGATTACGCCACCCACAACTTCCTGCAATGGTACGTATCCGAGCAGATCGAAGAAGAAAGGCTGGCCCGCACGCTCAACGAGAAGCTGGAGCTGATCGGGGAAGACAAAAGCGGCCTCTACCTGTTTGACCGGGACATCCAGAACTACCGGCTTCAGTCGGAACGGAAAGGAAAATAA
- a CDS encoding ATP-binding protein: MLITALTAILLIRFFQQQQYKKLHAAVEELAETRQQKDWIGDAIQNMYAAENHFRFFTLTYQNAYFARYSDALRNVSADLDSLEQHQQREAGLGKLLATKRARSDIFIRIKRSTDSLIAMTAGWDTTRERNLLRPLTAMPFKHHVQVDTIRNSYTATRAGKKKKLFGRIADAVANKNNAATDSAASTSIVKTTVSDARSKQYNEQQLQKIHAYYTDLFRKVSAGQANLNRHEYEMVAANDRMLKTLQTDLQALKHDETEALAQRQQAQAADIGILLARWNRDTLGGTVLIVLLLALVLALIYSSYRISARLNVARLEALRFSKLKSDFVSNMSHEIRTPLSSVIGFTEQLKNTALQGEQEEMVDAIQLSSSMLLSVVNNVLDFSKLEEGKLQLEAVPFSPRQVVEEVSKGMQVQAEQKNIELRERFGFAGGEMVEGDAFRLKQVLVNLVSNAVKFTPVGGSVLIDAVLFSQNGRRILEVAVKDSGIGMSGQQLKQIFEEYTQLPVVNAEPGAPKGSGLGLAIVKKIVDLHHGTVQVDSKPGEGSTFRVTLPYKTAVLTPVQATIPAPTVPAAPPHISRALIVEDNLLNRRLLEIILERLNIAYATATNGIEGLQMMKEQHFDIVFTDIAMPEMDGLEMVRHIRRLPDTIKAGTPIIAITGNAVKEELDLYMRSGFTSYILKPFRETEVVEKINATRKNGKLSKQE; encoded by the coding sequence TTGTTGATCACCGCACTTACCGCGATATTGCTTATCCGTTTTTTCCAGCAGCAGCAATACAAAAAACTGCACGCAGCCGTTGAAGAACTGGCTGAAACACGCCAGCAGAAAGACTGGATAGGCGACGCCATCCAGAACATGTACGCCGCGGAAAATCACTTCCGTTTTTTTACCCTTACCTACCAGAACGCTTATTTTGCCCGTTACAGCGATGCGCTGCGCAACGTGTCCGCCGACCTCGATTCGCTGGAGCAGCATCAGCAAAGGGAAGCGGGACTGGGCAAGCTGCTCGCCACGAAAAGAGCCCGGAGCGACATCTTCATCCGCATCAAACGCTCCACCGATTCGCTCATTGCCATGACTGCCGGCTGGGACACCACGCGGGAGCGGAACCTCCTGCGGCCCCTTACCGCCATGCCCTTCAAACACCACGTGCAGGTAGATACGATCCGGAACAGCTACACGGCTACCAGGGCCGGTAAAAAGAAGAAACTCTTCGGCCGCATCGCCGACGCGGTGGCGAATAAAAACAATGCCGCCACGGATTCGGCGGCCAGCACCAGCATCGTCAAAACCACCGTCAGCGATGCGCGCAGCAAACAATACAACGAACAGCAACTGCAGAAGATCCATGCCTATTACACGGATTTGTTCCGGAAAGTCAGCGCCGGGCAGGCCAACCTCAACCGCCACGAATATGAAATGGTGGCGGCCAACGACCGCATGCTGAAAACATTGCAGACCGACCTGCAGGCGCTGAAACACGACGAAACCGAAGCCCTCGCCCAGCGCCAGCAGGCACAGGCCGCCGATATCGGCATTCTGCTGGCAAGATGGAACCGCGACACGCTGGGCGGCACCGTGCTCATCGTGCTGCTGCTGGCGCTCGTACTGGCATTGATTTATAGCAGCTACCGGATCAGTGCGCGGCTGAACGTAGCGCGCCTCGAAGCGCTGCGTTTCTCCAAACTGAAAAGCGATTTCGTATCCAACATGAGCCACGAAATACGCACCCCGCTCAGCTCGGTGATCGGGTTTACGGAGCAGCTGAAAAACACGGCGCTGCAGGGCGAGCAGGAAGAGATGGTAGACGCCATCCAGCTTTCATCGAGCATGCTGCTGAGCGTGGTGAACAACGTGCTTGATTTTTCGAAACTCGAGGAAGGCAAACTCCAGCTCGAAGCCGTTCCTTTTTCCCCGCGGCAGGTGGTGGAAGAAGTGTCCAAAGGCATGCAGGTGCAGGCGGAACAGAAAAACATCGAACTGCGCGAACGGTTCGGGTTTGCCGGCGGCGAAATGGTGGAAGGCGACGCTTTCCGCCTGAAGCAGGTGCTGGTGAACCTGGTGAGCAACGCCGTGAAATTCACCCCTGTCGGCGGTTCGGTGCTGATCGACGCCGTGTTGTTTTCACAGAACGGCCGCCGCATACTGGAAGTGGCGGTAAAAGATTCCGGCATCGGCATGTCCGGCCAGCAACTGAAACAAATTTTCGAGGAATACACCCAGTTGCCGGTGGTGAACGCGGAGCCCGGCGCGCCGAAAGGCTCGGGCCTGGGCCTGGCCATCGTGAAAAAAATTGTGGACCTGCATCACGGAACGGTACAGGTAGACAGCAAGCCCGGCGAAGGCTCCACCTTCCGTGTAACGCTGCCTTACAAAACCGCCGTTTTAACGCCCGTTCAGGCAACCATCCCTGCTCCCACCGTACCTGCCGCGCCACCACACATTTCAAGGGCGCTCATCGTGGAAGACAACCTGCTTAACAGGCGGCTGCTGGAGATCATTCTCGAACGCCTCAACATCGCCTACGCCACCGCCACCAATGGCATAGAAGGGCTGCAAATGATGAAAGAACAGCATTTCGATATCGTGTTCACAGACATTGCCATGCCCGAAATGGACGGCCTCGAAATGGTGCGGCACATCCGCCGCCTCCCCGATACCATCAAAGCCGGCACGCCCATTATCGCCATTACCGGCAATGCCGTGAAAGAAGAGCTCGACCTCTACATGCGCTCCGGTTTCACCAGCTACATCCTCAAACCCTTCCGCGAAACGGAAGTGGTGGAGAAAATCAACGCCACCCGCAAAAACGGGAAACTGTCGAAGCAGGAGTAG
- a CDS encoding MFS transporter has protein sequence MPDNNSTMKELLRLPVLVAAFGYLVDMYDLFLFSVVRVPSLQSLGLKDDALLHEGALLLNMQMAGLLIGGIIWGVLGDKKGRLSVLFGSILIYSLANIANGFVQTVPQYAVMRFIAGIGLAGELGAGVTLVTEVLPKRIRGYGTTLVATLGVVGAIMAYFMADLFQWRISYFIGGGLGLLLLVLRMKVMESGIYEKTKLQQVRRGNFLSLFSGRRLFRYLQCIAIGLPIWFVVGILITFSPEFGKAMQLNAPVVAGKAVMLAFAGQVFGDIASGLLSQWVQSRKKIIFLFILLSLTMILIYLLLPFREVQTFYIVCVLLGFANGYWALFVTVAAELFGTNLRATVATTVPNFVRGAVIPLTMLFLYLKPHWGVLHSAGAVGALTIAIALLALRRLDETFSKDMDYTE, from the coding sequence ATGCCCGACAACAATTCCACGATGAAAGAACTGCTCCGCCTCCCTGTACTGGTAGCCGCTTTCGGGTACCTGGTGGACATGTACGACCTTTTCCTGTTCAGTGTGGTGAGAGTGCCCAGCCTGCAATCGCTCGGCCTCAAAGACGATGCGCTGCTGCACGAAGGTGCGCTGCTGCTTAATATGCAGATGGCGGGCCTGCTCATCGGCGGCATCATCTGGGGCGTGCTGGGCGACAAGAAAGGACGCCTCTCCGTGCTGTTCGGCTCCATCCTCATTTATTCCCTCGCCAACATCGCCAACGGGTTCGTGCAAACCGTGCCGCAATACGCCGTGATGCGTTTCATTGCCGGCATCGGGCTGGCGGGCGAACTGGGCGCAGGCGTTACGCTGGTAACGGAAGTGCTGCCCAAACGCATCCGCGGCTACGGCACCACCCTGGTGGCCACGCTGGGCGTAGTCGGGGCCATCATGGCGTATTTCATGGCCGACCTCTTCCAGTGGCGCATTTCCTATTTTATCGGCGGCGGGCTCGGCCTGTTGCTGCTTGTGCTGCGCATGAAGGTGATGGAATCCGGCATCTATGAAAAAACAAAACTGCAGCAGGTGCGGCGCGGCAACTTCCTTTCGCTTTTCTCGGGCCGGCGCTTGTTCCGTTACCTGCAATGCATCGCCATCGGCTTACCTATCTGGTTCGTGGTGGGCATCCTCATTACCTTTTCCCCGGAATTCGGGAAGGCGATGCAGCTCAACGCCCCGGTGGTGGCGGGTAAAGCGGTGATGCTGGCATTTGCGGGGCAGGTGTTCGGCGATATTGCCAGCGGCCTGCTCAGCCAGTGGGTACAGAGCCGGAAGAAGATCATCTTCCTGTTCATCCTGCTGTCGCTGACCATGATCCTGATTTATCTGCTGCTGCCGTTCAGGGAGGTGCAGACCTTCTACATCGTCTGCGTGCTGCTGGGATTTGCGAACGGTTACTGGGCATTGTTCGTTACGGTGGCGGCGGAACTGTTCGGCACCAACCTGCGCGCCACGGTGGCCACCACCGTGCCCAATTTCGTGCGGGGCGCGGTGATTCCCCTGACCATGCTGTTCCTTTATCTCAAACCGCACTGGGGCGTGCTGCACAGCGCGGGCGCGGTGGGCGCGCTGACGATCGCCATCGCATTGCTGGCGCTGCGCCGGCTCGATGAAACCTTTTCAAAAGATATGGACTATACGGAGTAG
- a CDS encoding 3-ketoacyl-ACP reductase, with the protein MKKVALITGGSRGIGLGIAEMLAQRGFRLAINGVREPAEVMDTIAMLQRYGTDVIYCQADVSDARQRERMLEQVQAHYGALHVLVNNAGVAPKERKDVLEMPEESYDRVMGMNLKGPFFLAQAVANWMLRQQQAAPDFSGCIINVSSISATVASVNRGEYCISKAGLSMVTQLLAVRLGAYGIPVYEVRPGIIATDMTTGVKEKYDQLISQGLLVQARWGTPEDVGKAVALLAAGELAYSTGQVIMVDGGFSIPRL; encoded by the coding sequence ATGAAAAAAGTAGCACTTATCACCGGCGGCAGCCGCGGCATCGGCCTGGGCATCGCTGAAATGCTGGCGCAGAGAGGATTCCGGCTGGCCATCAACGGCGTGCGCGAACCCGCGGAAGTGATGGATACCATCGCCATGCTGCAGCGCTACGGCACGGATGTGATCTATTGCCAGGCCGACGTATCCGATGCGCGCCAGCGGGAACGCATGCTGGAACAGGTGCAGGCGCACTACGGCGCGTTGCACGTGCTCGTCAACAACGCCGGTGTGGCGCCGAAAGAACGGAAAGACGTGCTGGAAATGCCCGAAGAAAGTTACGACCGCGTGATGGGCATGAACCTGAAAGGCCCGTTTTTCCTCGCGCAGGCGGTGGCCAACTGGATGCTCCGCCAGCAGCAGGCCGCCCCGGATTTCAGCGGCTGCATCATCAACGTATCTTCCATCTCCGCCACCGTAGCTTCCGTGAACCGCGGGGAATACTGCATATCGAAAGCGGGCCTCAGCATGGTGACGCAGCTGCTGGCCGTGCGCCTCGGCGCATACGGCATCCCCGTGTACGAAGTGCGCCCCGGCATCATCGCTACGGATATGACCACCGGCGTGAAAGAAAAATACGATCAGCTCATCAGCCAGGGGCTGCTCGTACAGGCCAGGTGGGGCACGCCCGAAGACGTGGGCAAAGCGGTGGCCCTGCTGGCAGCCGGCGAGCTGGCCTATTCCACCGGCCAGGTGATCATGGTCGACGGCGGTTTCTCCATTCCGAGATTATAA
- a CDS encoding Gfo/Idh/MocA family protein produces the protein MADEQKKVHRIGIIMNGVTGRMGTNQHLLRSIVPIIQQGGVKISDTEYIMPEPVLVGRNHTRLQQLAEKSGIGAFTTDLKGVLSDPAYTIYFDAQTTGRRAQSIRQAVAVGKHIYCEKPVASETAVALELHRLCEQAGVKHGVVQDKLWLPGLMKLKRLMQQGFFGRILSVKGEFGYWVFEGHSIPAQRPSWNYRKEDEGGIILDMLCHWRYVLDNLFGAVKAVSCLGATHIPERIDEQGNPYACTADDAAYATFELEGGIIAHFNSSWTTRVRRDDLLTLQVDGTHGSAVAGLRECYTQHYGNTPKPVWNPDIEQPVRFFDGWAKVPDQETYDNAFKAQWELFLRHVVKNDPFPWDLKEGAKGVQLAEKGLESWAKRCWINVDPL, from the coding sequence ATGGCAGACGAACAAAAAAAGGTACACCGTATCGGTATCATCATGAACGGCGTAACGGGCAGAATGGGCACCAACCAGCACCTGCTGCGATCCATCGTGCCTATCATCCAGCAGGGCGGGGTGAAGATCAGCGACACGGAATATATCATGCCCGAGCCCGTACTGGTAGGCCGCAACCATACCCGCCTGCAGCAGCTGGCGGAAAAGAGCGGCATCGGCGCTTTTACGACCGATCTTAAAGGCGTGCTGAGCGACCCGGCTTACACGATCTATTTCGACGCGCAGACCACCGGCCGCCGCGCCCAGAGCATCCGGCAGGCCGTAGCAGTGGGCAAACATATTTACTGCGAGAAACCGGTAGCCTCGGAAACGGCCGTGGCGCTGGAGCTGCACCGGCTCTGCGAACAGGCGGGCGTCAAACACGGCGTGGTGCAGGACAAACTCTGGCTGCCGGGCCTCATGAAATTAAAACGGTTGATGCAGCAGGGCTTTTTCGGCCGCATCCTGTCTGTCAAAGGCGAATTCGGTTACTGGGTGTTCGAAGGCCATTCCATTCCCGCGCAACGTCCGTCGTGGAATTACCGGAAAGAAGACGAAGGCGGCATCATCCTCGATATGCTTTGCCACTGGCGGTACGTGCTCGATAACCTGTTCGGCGCCGTGAAGGCGGTGAGCTGCCTCGGCGCCACGCACATCCCCGAACGGATCGACGAACAGGGTAACCCATATGCCTGCACGGCGGACGATGCGGCGTACGCCACGTTTGAACTGGAGGGCGGCATTATCGCGCATTTCAATTCATCATGGACCACCCGCGTGCGCCGCGACGACCTGCTCACCCTGCAGGTAGACGGCACGCACGGCTCCGCGGTGGCGGGTTTGCGGGAGTGTTACACCCAGCATTACGGCAACACGCCCAAACCCGTCTGGAACCCGGATATCGAACAACCCGTCAGATTCTTCGACGGCTGGGCGAAGGTGCCCGACCAGGAAACATACGACAATGCTTTCAAGGCCCAGTGGGAACTGTTCCTGCGGCATGTCGTGAAAAACGATCCCTTTCCCTGGGACCTCAAAGAAGGCGCGAAGGGCGTACAGCTGGCCGAAAAAGGCCTTGAAAGCTGGGCCAAACGTTGCTGGATAAACGTAGACCCGTTATGA
- a CDS encoding sugar phosphate isomerase/epimerase family protein: protein MSGTDLSRLCVHTITTKPLSIEEAAVAYNGEGISGITVWRDALAGRDIRATGRMLRDEGLEIVSLCRGGFFPHAASAGRAEAVEDNLRAIAEAAALGAPLLVLVCGAAAGLPLETSRKQILDGIAAIEPAARAAGVQLAIEPLHPMYADTRSAINTLAQANDMAEALNSPWVGVAVDVYHLWWDPMLEQEIMRCGRNGHLLAFHICDWRVPTRDLLLDRGLMGEGCIPVRQIREWVEAAGFKGFHEVEIFSTEYWAGNQQQFLQKIKQAYLHHS from the coding sequence ATGAGTGGTACTGATTTGTCCAGGTTATGCGTGCATACCATCACCACCAAACCGTTATCTATCGAAGAAGCGGCGGTGGCCTACAACGGCGAGGGCATCAGCGGCATCACCGTCTGGCGCGATGCACTGGCCGGCCGCGACATCCGGGCCACGGGGCGGATGCTGCGGGATGAAGGGCTCGAGATCGTATCGTTGTGCCGCGGCGGTTTTTTCCCTCATGCCGCCTCCGCCGGCAGGGCGGAGGCGGTGGAAGACAATCTCCGCGCGATTGCCGAAGCGGCCGCATTGGGCGCTCCCTTGTTGGTACTTGTGTGCGGCGCGGCGGCGGGCCTGCCGCTGGAAACCTCGCGCAAACAGATACTCGACGGCATAGCCGCCATAGAGCCCGCCGCCAGGGCGGCGGGCGTGCAACTGGCCATTGAGCCGCTGCACCCGATGTATGCCGATACACGCTCGGCGATCAACACCCTGGCGCAGGCCAACGATATGGCTGAAGCGCTGAACTCGCCATGGGTGGGCGTGGCGGTGGACGTGTATCATCTCTGGTGGGATCCCATGCTCGAACAGGAGATCATGCGCTGCGGGCGCAACGGGCATTTGCTGGCTTTTCACATTTGCGACTGGCGCGTGCCTACGCGCGACCTGCTGCTCGACCGCGGCCTGATGGGAGAGGGCTGCATTCCCGTGCGGCAGATACGCGAATGGGTGGAAGCAGCCGGGTTTAAAGGGTTCCACGAAGTGGAGATCTTTTCCACCGAATATTGGGCCGGCAACCAGCAGCAGTTCCTGCAAAAAATCAAACAGGCATATCTACATCATTCCTGA
- a CDS encoding glycoside hydrolase family 88 protein produces the protein MIKINEALQPQQLAASLQQFWQLSAAKIHHIEQHCNTANGAPVFTREGKYTTRGWTEWTQGFQYGSAILQFDATDDGEFLQAGRSKTTAFMAPHLSHTGVHDHGFNNVSTYGNLLRLMKEGRIPHSEWEQRYYELALKVSGAVQAARWTPVKDGGYIYSFNGPHSLFVDTIRSCRILMLSDALGHVLQGENDVRINLKARALQHMQSTARFNIYYGESRDAYDTLPGRTAHECIFNTNDGQFRAPNAQQGYSGFSTWTRGLAWAMLGFAEELEFLSGRAEQAELAWMEKAARATCEFYMQQTPTDGVPYWDTGAPGLAHLGDYLDRPADPFNAFEPVDSSAAAIAAQGLIRFGKYLGGESGRRYMQAGLTVLQTLLEPPYLSTDPNHEGLLLHTIYHRPNGWDYTPPGSKVPCGESCMWGDYHIRELALLVQRMITGEPYYTFFNCVL, from the coding sequence ATGATAAAGATTAACGAAGCATTACAGCCTCAGCAACTGGCGGCATCGCTGCAGCAATTCTGGCAACTGTCTGCCGCCAAGATCCACCACATCGAACAGCACTGCAATACGGCCAACGGCGCGCCCGTTTTCACACGCGAAGGGAAATACACCACCCGCGGCTGGACGGAGTGGACGCAGGGTTTTCAGTACGGCTCGGCGATCCTGCAGTTCGACGCCACCGACGACGGGGAATTCCTGCAGGCCGGCCGGAGCAAAACCACGGCCTTCATGGCGCCGCACCTCAGCCATACCGGCGTGCACGATCATGGTTTCAACAACGTGAGTACTTACGGCAACCTGCTGCGCCTCATGAAAGAGGGACGCATCCCGCACAGCGAATGGGAGCAGCGGTATTACGAACTGGCGCTGAAAGTGTCCGGCGCGGTGCAGGCCGCACGGTGGACGCCCGTTAAAGACGGCGGTTACATCTATTCTTTCAACGGCCCGCATTCGCTGTTTGTAGATACCATCCGTTCGTGCCGCATCCTGATGCTCAGCGATGCCCTCGGCCATGTGCTGCAGGGCGAGAACGACGTGCGCATCAACCTGAAAGCCCGTGCGCTGCAGCACATGCAGTCCACCGCCCGTTTTAATATCTACTATGGCGAAAGCCGCGACGCTTATGATACATTGCCGGGCAGAACGGCGCATGAATGCATCTTCAATACCAACGACGGTCAATTCCGCGCGCCCAATGCGCAACAGGGTTATTCCGGTTTCAGCACCTGGACGCGCGGCCTCGCCTGGGCCATGCTGGGCTTTGCCGAAGAGCTGGAGTTTCTGTCGGGCAGGGCGGAGCAGGCGGAACTGGCCTGGATGGAAAAAGCGGCCCGCGCCACCTGCGAGTTTTATATGCAGCAAACACCCACCGACGGTGTGCCTTATTGGGATACCGGTGCGCCGGGCCTGGCGCATCTGGGGGATTATCTCGACCGTCCTGCCGATCCTTTCAACGCCTTTGAGCCGGTGGACAGTTCGGCAGCCGCCATCGCGGCGCAGGGCCTCATCCGCTTCGGCAAATATCTCGGCGGGGAGAGCGGGCGGCGGTATATGCAGGCTGGCCTCACCGTACTGCAAACGCTTTTAGAGCCCCCGTATCTCAGTACGGACCCGAACCATGAAGGACTGCTGCTGCATACCATCTATCACCGGCCTAACGGCTGGGACTATACGCCGCCGGGCAGCAAGGTGCCCTGCGGGGAATCCTGCATGTGGGGCGATTATCACATCCGCGAGCTGGCCCTGCTGGTGCAGCGGATGATCACCGGCGAACCTTATTACACCTTCTTCAACTGTGTGTTATGA